A window of Oncorhynchus tshawytscha isolate Ot180627B linkage group LG10, Otsh_v2.0, whole genome shotgun sequence contains these coding sequences:
- the LOC121847499 gene encoding uncharacterized protein LOC121847499 isoform X1 translates to MISEIHLLERVLRGSLSLTWTMSNDSPVLTSLTENSTEVPVSVGRVENYVILLVLLCVFAGGSLILLSVLLLFCHRCSVGSRRYSRASDDPEKTNTTYVEDSQPTQDITIRLDESDALSPSSCHDEETDRFMSTCSTGRRVSFNESALYEKESKTQDKGRRYTLTEGDFHHLKKARLTHLPLAPPPSTLKILTIMECESTESSSLNVNEPPTPKPPLYPLYQSSERAGPAWLGQSSGSALPGDIHHYILLDSRLSDSPPILCPPTPRSRTAEAVGDGPWVRTEGESEITGTRGVRGTSPAPVHRGSVLHFFCKLRRHASLEGAGPYFRKWKFDSSHRAASLDTKGSPKRRPFQRQRAASDNTDPTEEVSPPLRRDIIQPLPSAHNQSSSLQRLSEGLLSPPTCPPSPCLSRLEVEAVVEAASSSRTERNATHPPPEPPETQERGQEPGEEATGTGTGLWREAGAVTRKEAKEEVNEWVGPGEESDEEEETDILGTEQRVGMGSEIMEGLCADEAQGGGESFQAELGAEARIRARTADGLGATPNTEAGMGLRAKTGVGAVLGTEREVETEDRFKSTLEVGAITGAELEIEAGLGASGVRMKADSGSGLEGVLSAGAGPGLWEDPGPRSRSGSGVCISRQESSETQPSLYRDIWSLRASLEQYASSDQSSTDRESIRSDADSVCSLGGAAARSGFAACLSQDLGDELEEEWEYGDTGKEGGDRGQRETEGEGEYRDTGRKIGHRGVQRRDSEGGGGEGGTGVGGGGGGEGEVCSRKLLQMDSGYMSIEAPIRAPEELRLFGAPVGPRGKTASERRLFFTSSGRKGTVCESFEAKVFQEELEDEIGKSTEVEEKPLKRSPRSTNGGKTLILKEQSVSPLKSLQLQQPPLQLPQLQPQPIPSPRPVRLRRRDYSIDEKTDALFNEFLRHDPRFDQQESPLRSRHRSRIHLRKQWQRHKQYSDPGSGAGGRYSPSLERQSFRPLRRGDSAGYPLDTRYHSTLSRIASAADEETSEGAASEGATNEGAACEDTDVKESTNQSTGNETVANQDTASLSSDTLRAEASGMDPRVDNYNNNSSQALTLSESYSSVPTQNPPVALPKSLKDSHIDPPILHIEDPESPGLNPHPQPQAQAPSPCLSDKLSVTLEDRLYTGLWRTGQGQGGPEYVVGAISLSSSPEPSSPV, encoded by the exons atgatcagtgagatacacctgctggagcgcgtgctacgg GGTTCACTCTCTCTGACCTGGACCATGAGCAATGACTCGCCTGTACTGACAAGCCTGACGGAGAACTCCACC GAGGTGCCAGTGTCGGTAGGACGGGTTGAGAACTATGTGATCCTGCTGGTCCTGCTGTGTGTGTTCGCTGGAGGTTCACTGATCCTTCTCTCCGTGCTGTTGTTGTTCTGTCACCGCTGCTCTGTGGGCAGCCGCCGTTACTCCAG GGCCAGTGATGATCCAGAGAAGACTAATACCACCTATGTGGAGGATTCACAGCCCACACAAG acaTCACTATAAGGCTAGATGAATCAGATGCTCTCTCACCGTCTAGCTGCCATgatgaagagacagacaggttcatgTCCACCTGCTCTACTGGCCGCCGTGTCTCCTTCAATGAGTCAGCTCTTTACGAAAAGGAGAGCAAGACTCAGGACAAAGGACGCAG ATACACCCTCACAGAAGGGGACTTCCATCATCTGAAGAAGGCCCGTCTGACCCACCTCCCCCTGgccccccctccctctaccctgaAGATACTCACCATCATGGAGTGTGAATCTACAGAGAGCAGCAGCCTCAACGTCAACGAACCGCCCACTCCCAAACCCCCACTGTACCCCCTCTACCAG TCTTCTGAGAGGGCTGGGCCCGCTTGGTTGGGCCAGAGCTCTGGTAGTGCCCTCCCTGGAGACATCCACCACTACATCCTACTGGACTCCAGACTCAGCGACAGTCCACCAATCCTGTGCCCCCCAACCCCCCGCTCCAGAACC GCGGAGGCCGTAGGGGACGGACCATGGGttaggacagaaggagagagtgagattaCAGGGACGAGAGGAGTGAGGGGAACGTCTCCGGCCCCCGTTCACCGGGGTTCCGTTCTGCACTTCTTCTGCAAACTGAGACGGCATGCCAGCTTGGAGGGGGCCGGGCCTTACTTCAGGAAGTGGAAGTTTGACAGCAGCCATCGTGCCGCCAGTCTAGACACCAAAG GCTCTCCTAAGAGACGTCCGttccagagacagagagcagccaGTGATAACACAGACCCAACTGAAGAGGTCTCACCCCCTCTCCGCCGTGACATCATCCAGCCTCTCCCCTCCGCACACAACCAGAGCAGCAGCCTCCAGCGTCTCTCTGAAGGGTTGCTATCGCCCCCCACCTGCCCACCCTCACCCTGTCTCAGCAG gttAGAGGTGGAGGCGGTGGTAGAGGCTGCCAGCAgcagcaggacagagagaaacgCAACTCACCCACCACCAGAGCCCCCTGAGAcccaagagagagggcaagagccTGGGGAGGAAGCGACGGGAACAGGGACAGGGTTATGGAGAGAAGCTGGGGCAGTGACAAGAAAAGAAGCAAAAGAGGAGGTCAATGAATGGGTTGGGCCAGGAGAAGAGtcagatgaagaggaagagacagatattTTAGGGACAGAACAAAGGGTGGGTATGGGATCAGAGATAATGGAAGGTCTGTGTGCAGACGAAGCCCAAGGGGGAGGAGAAAGTTTCCAGGCAGAGCTAGGAGCTGAGGCAAGGATAAGGGCAAGGACTGCGGATGGGTTGGGGGCCACTCCAAATACAGAAGCAGGGATGGGGTTAAGAGCCAAGACCGGGGTAGGGGCTGTTCTGGGAACAGAAAGAGAGGTCGAGACAGAAGACAGGTTTAAGTCAACGTTAGAGGTGGGGGCAATAACAGGGGCAGAATTAGAAATTGAGGCAGGGCTAGGGGCATCAGGGGTGAGGATGAAGGCAGATTCTGGATCAGGGTTAGAAGGGGTGCTAAGTGCTGGAGCAGGGCCAGGGTTATGGGAAGATCCAGGGCCTCGATCAAGGTCTGGGTCTGGGGTGTGTATCAGTCGACAGGAGAGCTCTGAGACCCAGCCCTCCCTGTACAGAGACATCTGGAGCCTGCGAGCTTCTCTGGAGCAGTATGCCTCCTCGGACCAGAGCAGCACGGACAGGGAGTCCATACGCAGCGACGCCGACAGCGTGTGTTCACTAGGAGGTGCTGCAGCCCGGTCCGGCTTTGCTGCCTGCCTCTCCCAGGACCTTGGCGACGAACTGGAGGAAGAATGGGAGTATGGGGACACGGGaaaggaggggggagacagaggacagagggagacagagggggagggggaatacAGGGACACTGGGAGAAAGATTGGTCACAGGGGGGTCCAAAGGAGAGatagtgagggaggaggaggagaagggggaaccggggtaggaggaggaggaggaggtgaaggggaggtGTGCAGCCGGAAGCTCCTGCAGATGGACAGTGGGTACATGTCCATTGAGGCTCCGATAAGGGCCCCTGAGGAGCTGAGGCTGTTCGGGGCCCCTGTAGGCCCTCGAGGGAAGACTGCGTCGGAGAGAAGGCTGTTCTTCACCAGCTCTGGGAGGAAGGGCACCGTGTGTGAGAGCTTCGAGGCCAAGGTGTTCCAGGAGGAGTTGGAGGATGAGATAGGAAAGAGTACTGAGGTGGAAGAGAAACCTTTGAAGAGGTCCCCAAGGTCTACTAATGGAGGAAAGACGCTTATTCTCAAAGAACAATCGGTATCACCACTAAAATCGCTACAACTGCAACAACCGCCGCTGCAGTTGCCCCAACTCCAACCCCAACCCATTCCCTCGCCACGGCCCGTACGCCTCCGTCGGCGTGACTACAGCATAGACGAGAAGACGGACGCACTGTTCAACGAGTTCCTGCGTCACGATCCCCGCTTCGACCAGCAGGAGTCGCCACTGCGCTCCCGGCACCGCTCGCGCATCCACCTTCGCAAGCAGTGGCAACGCCACAAGCAGTACAGCGACCCGGGGTCTGGTGCTGGGGGGCGCTACTCGCCCTCTCTGGAGAGGCAGAGTTTCAGACCTTTACGGAGGGGCGACAGTGCGGGATACCCTCTAGACACACGCTATCACAGCACGCTGTCTCGTATCGCCAGCGCAGCCGACGAGGAGACCAGTGAGGGGGCGGCTAGCGAGGGAGCAACCAATGAGGGTGCGGCCTGTGAGGACACAGACGTTAAGGAGTCAACCAATCAGAGCACAGGGAATGAGACTGTAGCCAATCAGGACACAGCTAGTCTGTCATCTGACACACTGAGGGCTGAGGCCAGTGGGATGGACCCGAGGGTAgacaattacaacaacaacagtagCCAAGCTTTGACTCT
- the LOC121847499 gene encoding uncharacterized protein LOC121847499 isoform X2, which translates to MSNDSPVLTSLTENSTEVPVSVGRVENYVILLVLLCVFAGGSLILLSVLLLFCHRCSVGSRRYSRASDDPEKTNTTYVEDSQPTQDITIRLDESDALSPSSCHDEETDRFMSTCSTGRRVSFNESALYEKESKTQDKGRRYTLTEGDFHHLKKARLTHLPLAPPPSTLKILTIMECESTESSSLNVNEPPTPKPPLYPLYQSSERAGPAWLGQSSGSALPGDIHHYILLDSRLSDSPPILCPPTPRSRTAEAVGDGPWVRTEGESEITGTRGVRGTSPAPVHRGSVLHFFCKLRRHASLEGAGPYFRKWKFDSSHRAASLDTKGSPKRRPFQRQRAASDNTDPTEEVSPPLRRDIIQPLPSAHNQSSSLQRLSEGLLSPPTCPPSPCLSRLEVEAVVEAASSSRTERNATHPPPEPPETQERGQEPGEEATGTGTGLWREAGAVTRKEAKEEVNEWVGPGEESDEEEETDILGTEQRVGMGSEIMEGLCADEAQGGGESFQAELGAEARIRARTADGLGATPNTEAGMGLRAKTGVGAVLGTEREVETEDRFKSTLEVGAITGAELEIEAGLGASGVRMKADSGSGLEGVLSAGAGPGLWEDPGPRSRSGSGVCISRQESSETQPSLYRDIWSLRASLEQYASSDQSSTDRESIRSDADSVCSLGGAAARSGFAACLSQDLGDELEEEWEYGDTGKEGGDRGQRETEGEGEYRDTGRKIGHRGVQRRDSEGGGGEGGTGVGGGGGGEGEVCSRKLLQMDSGYMSIEAPIRAPEELRLFGAPVGPRGKTASERRLFFTSSGRKGTVCESFEAKVFQEELEDEIGKSTEVEEKPLKRSPRSTNGGKTLILKEQSVSPLKSLQLQQPPLQLPQLQPQPIPSPRPVRLRRRDYSIDEKTDALFNEFLRHDPRFDQQESPLRSRHRSRIHLRKQWQRHKQYSDPGSGAGGRYSPSLERQSFRPLRRGDSAGYPLDTRYHSTLSRIASAADEETSEGAASEGATNEGAACEDTDVKESTNQSTGNETVANQDTASLSSDTLRAEASGMDPRVDNYNNNSSQALTLSESYSSVPTQNPPVALPKSLKDSHIDPPILHIEDPESPGLNPHPQPQAQAPSPCLSDKLSVTLEDRLYTGLWRTGQGQGGPEYVVGAISLSSSPEPSSPV; encoded by the exons ATGAGCAATGACTCGCCTGTACTGACAAGCCTGACGGAGAACTCCACC GAGGTGCCAGTGTCGGTAGGACGGGTTGAGAACTATGTGATCCTGCTGGTCCTGCTGTGTGTGTTCGCTGGAGGTTCACTGATCCTTCTCTCCGTGCTGTTGTTGTTCTGTCACCGCTGCTCTGTGGGCAGCCGCCGTTACTCCAG GGCCAGTGATGATCCAGAGAAGACTAATACCACCTATGTGGAGGATTCACAGCCCACACAAG acaTCACTATAAGGCTAGATGAATCAGATGCTCTCTCACCGTCTAGCTGCCATgatgaagagacagacaggttcatgTCCACCTGCTCTACTGGCCGCCGTGTCTCCTTCAATGAGTCAGCTCTTTACGAAAAGGAGAGCAAGACTCAGGACAAAGGACGCAG ATACACCCTCACAGAAGGGGACTTCCATCATCTGAAGAAGGCCCGTCTGACCCACCTCCCCCTGgccccccctccctctaccctgaAGATACTCACCATCATGGAGTGTGAATCTACAGAGAGCAGCAGCCTCAACGTCAACGAACCGCCCACTCCCAAACCCCCACTGTACCCCCTCTACCAG TCTTCTGAGAGGGCTGGGCCCGCTTGGTTGGGCCAGAGCTCTGGTAGTGCCCTCCCTGGAGACATCCACCACTACATCCTACTGGACTCCAGACTCAGCGACAGTCCACCAATCCTGTGCCCCCCAACCCCCCGCTCCAGAACC GCGGAGGCCGTAGGGGACGGACCATGGGttaggacagaaggagagagtgagattaCAGGGACGAGAGGAGTGAGGGGAACGTCTCCGGCCCCCGTTCACCGGGGTTCCGTTCTGCACTTCTTCTGCAAACTGAGACGGCATGCCAGCTTGGAGGGGGCCGGGCCTTACTTCAGGAAGTGGAAGTTTGACAGCAGCCATCGTGCCGCCAGTCTAGACACCAAAG GCTCTCCTAAGAGACGTCCGttccagagacagagagcagccaGTGATAACACAGACCCAACTGAAGAGGTCTCACCCCCTCTCCGCCGTGACATCATCCAGCCTCTCCCCTCCGCACACAACCAGAGCAGCAGCCTCCAGCGTCTCTCTGAAGGGTTGCTATCGCCCCCCACCTGCCCACCCTCACCCTGTCTCAGCAG gttAGAGGTGGAGGCGGTGGTAGAGGCTGCCAGCAgcagcaggacagagagaaacgCAACTCACCCACCACCAGAGCCCCCTGAGAcccaagagagagggcaagagccTGGGGAGGAAGCGACGGGAACAGGGACAGGGTTATGGAGAGAAGCTGGGGCAGTGACAAGAAAAGAAGCAAAAGAGGAGGTCAATGAATGGGTTGGGCCAGGAGAAGAGtcagatgaagaggaagagacagatattTTAGGGACAGAACAAAGGGTGGGTATGGGATCAGAGATAATGGAAGGTCTGTGTGCAGACGAAGCCCAAGGGGGAGGAGAAAGTTTCCAGGCAGAGCTAGGAGCTGAGGCAAGGATAAGGGCAAGGACTGCGGATGGGTTGGGGGCCACTCCAAATACAGAAGCAGGGATGGGGTTAAGAGCCAAGACCGGGGTAGGGGCTGTTCTGGGAACAGAAAGAGAGGTCGAGACAGAAGACAGGTTTAAGTCAACGTTAGAGGTGGGGGCAATAACAGGGGCAGAATTAGAAATTGAGGCAGGGCTAGGGGCATCAGGGGTGAGGATGAAGGCAGATTCTGGATCAGGGTTAGAAGGGGTGCTAAGTGCTGGAGCAGGGCCAGGGTTATGGGAAGATCCAGGGCCTCGATCAAGGTCTGGGTCTGGGGTGTGTATCAGTCGACAGGAGAGCTCTGAGACCCAGCCCTCCCTGTACAGAGACATCTGGAGCCTGCGAGCTTCTCTGGAGCAGTATGCCTCCTCGGACCAGAGCAGCACGGACAGGGAGTCCATACGCAGCGACGCCGACAGCGTGTGTTCACTAGGAGGTGCTGCAGCCCGGTCCGGCTTTGCTGCCTGCCTCTCCCAGGACCTTGGCGACGAACTGGAGGAAGAATGGGAGTATGGGGACACGGGaaaggaggggggagacagaggacagagggagacagagggggagggggaatacAGGGACACTGGGAGAAAGATTGGTCACAGGGGGGTCCAAAGGAGAGatagtgagggaggaggaggagaagggggaaccggggtaggaggaggaggaggaggtgaaggggaggtGTGCAGCCGGAAGCTCCTGCAGATGGACAGTGGGTACATGTCCATTGAGGCTCCGATAAGGGCCCCTGAGGAGCTGAGGCTGTTCGGGGCCCCTGTAGGCCCTCGAGGGAAGACTGCGTCGGAGAGAAGGCTGTTCTTCACCAGCTCTGGGAGGAAGGGCACCGTGTGTGAGAGCTTCGAGGCCAAGGTGTTCCAGGAGGAGTTGGAGGATGAGATAGGAAAGAGTACTGAGGTGGAAGAGAAACCTTTGAAGAGGTCCCCAAGGTCTACTAATGGAGGAAAGACGCTTATTCTCAAAGAACAATCGGTATCACCACTAAAATCGCTACAACTGCAACAACCGCCGCTGCAGTTGCCCCAACTCCAACCCCAACCCATTCCCTCGCCACGGCCCGTACGCCTCCGTCGGCGTGACTACAGCATAGACGAGAAGACGGACGCACTGTTCAACGAGTTCCTGCGTCACGATCCCCGCTTCGACCAGCAGGAGTCGCCACTGCGCTCCCGGCACCGCTCGCGCATCCACCTTCGCAAGCAGTGGCAACGCCACAAGCAGTACAGCGACCCGGGGTCTGGTGCTGGGGGGCGCTACTCGCCCTCTCTGGAGAGGCAGAGTTTCAGACCTTTACGGAGGGGCGACAGTGCGGGATACCCTCTAGACACACGCTATCACAGCACGCTGTCTCGTATCGCCAGCGCAGCCGACGAGGAGACCAGTGAGGGGGCGGCTAGCGAGGGAGCAACCAATGAGGGTGCGGCCTGTGAGGACACAGACGTTAAGGAGTCAACCAATCAGAGCACAGGGAATGAGACTGTAGCCAATCAGGACACAGCTAGTCTGTCATCTGACACACTGAGGGCTGAGGCCAGTGGGATGGACCCGAGGGTAgacaattacaacaacaacagtagCCAAGCTTTGACTCT